In Yamadazyma tenuis chromosome 7, complete sequence, the sequence AATGCTCAAAACTCCTTTAAATTAACTGACCTCACTGGCATAATAGTGATATTTGAGTCCGCAGCCGGTGTCACCCAACCACTTTTGGACCTCAACCAGGAGTACATCACCTACGTGGTTAATGAGTTGGAGAATAAGATCGGTCATCAATACGATACGTTGTTTGTGGGGTTCTCAATCCAATTTGTGAACCTTGATGCTATTTATTATAAAGTGGGCAGTTATTTAGGACTCAAGGATATTTCCCAGGATGACGATGCGGTAATTTTACAAGGTTTACAACAGCTACTCACTGACTACCGGAAACTGGAATTGGAAGCATTGGGAGTTAATATCACCATTCTGCTCGATTCTCCCGTGTCTATATACGACTCTGCTAAAATAATTTAAATTGATTGTAAAATTTCAAAATACATACATAATATACCCTATAAATTTGTTCACGACTGTTAACTCTCTTAGTTGGTAAACTCGCTGAAGTCAAGCTCACTCAAGTCGATAGGGATCATTTTACCTTCACCAAAGGTATTTTCTCCCGAGTAAAGAACGTACAAGAACCCGTCTTCGTCTTTATGCTCCTCGTAAATGGTGCTCATCAAGGCAGCAGTGGGAGGTAAGATGtcgttgatgaagatgaaaatcGCCTTTTCACTGGGcaacttgattctcttTCTTATCACGtaaacaaattgaccaacCGATAAGTCACCAGGAACAAGGTACTTTCTCTTatcgatttcttgaatgTCGGAGTTTTCAGCCTTTTCACAGATAACTGGAAGTCTGTCGGAAAACCGCTCCAAGATTCTGGTGGCTTCGgcttttctcttttctaGTTTTAGGTGTTAGTAAGCATAATCTTGTCTTATCGCCCTCCACAAATGACCATAAACGCCATCAGGGAAAGGGGGTAAAGCACACATACCAAAGTCGTATTCGTCTTTAAATTGTGATCTCATGGTATCTATACTATGTTAGTAGCTGGGAATTGAAGTCCAACCGGGGGTAAATAGTTGATTCTGACGGGTGCCGCTCTCAGGGGGGGTTAATTAGAGGAGGCATGcacaagttgaacaacagtCATGATGCGGGTGGTATGCACCCCGTTAGTGTCGGTGTACTTGTCTGATACATACATGTTTATAGTTTGTTCTAGCTTTTGTTTGTAcaaattggtggtttggACAAAAGTATAGTACAGCAAAACAAACGTTTAAGggttttgattttgttaTCATCATTTATAAGTGAGTGGGTCGTGGGTGAACCATCTGAGATAAACGTTTGTTTATGGTAGATGCTATCAACAGCCGAATACTGTGACTAACACATTTATTTGCATGATTAAAGACACCTTTCAGTTCCAAAGTTTACTCTTTTACAAGATTCGTTATTCTTGTGTTCTGTACGCTCCCACCTTATTTGCGTACATCACCTATCCAATACACCTTATATGTGGTCTCGCACTAAAAATTTTCAGCTTC encodes:
- the ATG8 gene encoding ubiquitin-like protein atg8 (COG:U; BUSCO:EOG09265BTA; EggNog:ENOG503P2RB), translating into MRSQFKDEYDFEKRKAEATRILERFSDRLPVICEKAENSDIQEIDKRKYLVPGDLSVGQFVYVIRKRIKLPSEKAIFIFINDILPPTAALMSTIYEEHKDEDGFLYVLYSGENTFGEGKMIPIDLSELDFSEFTN
- a CDS encoding uncharacterized protein (EggNog:ENOG503PUNI), whose protein sequence is MKSLGSVSLIMWCLFTLTTFANAQNSFKLTDLTGIIVIFESAAGVTQPLLDLNQEYITYVVNELENKIGHQYDTLFVGFSIQFVNLDAIYYKVGSYLGLKDISQDDDAVILQGLQQLLTDYRKSELEALGVNITISLDSPVSIYDSAKII